Within Pseudomonas brassicacearum, the genomic segment TCGCTTTGTACCGCCGCCAGGGGATGCACGGCGTGAGCCCGCTGGATGGTCTCGGCGCTGGCTTCCGAGATCCCGATGTGGCGGACCTTGCCGGCCTTGACCAGCTCGGCCATGGCGCCGATGGTTTCTTCGACGGGTACTTGCGGGTCGATGCGGTGCTGGTAGTAGAGGTCCAGGTAATCGGTGTCGAGGCGCTTGAGGCTGCCATCGACAGATTGCCGGACGTAGTCGGGGCGGCCATTGACGCCGCGGGCGTGGGGATCGCTGCTGCGCACCAGGCCGAACTTGCTCGCCAGGTACAGGCTTTCGCGCTTGCCACGCAGGGCCCGTCCGAGCAGTTCTTCGTTGGTATGCGGGCCGTACATGTCGGCGGTGTCGAACAGCGTCACGCCCAATTCCACGGCGCGGTGCAGCGTGGCAATCGCTTCTCGCTCGTCAACGCCTGTGGTGTAGAAATCCGACATGCCCATGCAGCCCAGGCCGATGGAGGAAACGTGAGGGCCGCGATGGCCGAGTTGGCGAGTCTTCATGCTGATAGCTCCTGGAAATGAACGACCTGTGCAGTCTCTATCAAGCGGTTTTCTGGATAAATCCATGATTATTGGTTTAACTATTCGTGATATCTAAATAGTGAGGCGCAAGATTGGACCGACTACAGGCCATGCAGGTGTTCCGGCGCATCGTTGAACTGGGCGGTTTTGGCAAGGCGGCCGATGACCTTGGGCTGCCGCGGGCCACCGTCAGCTTGCTGATCCAGCAGTTGGAAGCCCATCTGGGCGTGCAACTGTTGCAACGCACCACCCGGCAGGTGCGCGCAACGCTCGATGGCCAAGCGTATTACCAGCGCAGTGGCCAGTTGCTGGACGACCTCGATGACCTGGAAAGTTCGTTGTCGGCGCAACGCAGCCAGCCGCGCGGCACCTTGAAAGTGGACATGCCCATCGCCTTTGGTTGCACCTGGATCGTGCCGCGCCTGGCGGATTTCTATCGCCGCTACCCGGCATTGCAGCTGGACATCGGCTTTCACGACCGCCAGGTCCATCTGCAGCGCGAGGGTGTGGATTGTGCAATCCGCGCCGGCAACGTCGTCGACCAGGCGCTGGTGGCGCGTCCTATCGTGCGCCTGCATCAACTGACGTGCGCCAGCCCTGGTTATCTGGCCCGCGCCGGCACGCCCGGGCGGCTGGAGGATTTGACGGCACATCGGGCCATCGGGTTTGCGTCCGGCAATGGGCGGTTCTTTCCGTTCGAACTCGAGGTGGCGGGGCGGGTTCGCGAAATGCAACTGCCCAGTGACTTGAACGTCAACAATGCCGACGCCTATGTGACGGCCTGCGAAGCGGGATTCGGCTTGATCCAGGCGCCGCGTTACCACGTGCAACAGCAGTTGGCCGAGGGCCGGCTGGTTCAGGTACTTGAGGATTACAACGTGCCAACGTGGCCGATCTCAGCGGTGTACCCGCCCCATCGACAGCTGTCGCCCAGGGTTCGGGTGTTTATCGACTGGGTGATCGAGCTGTTGCAGGAAGAGGCTGACGCCCAGCGGACGCTGATGGAGAAGGCGTAGGCGCTGCGTAGGAGCTACGCAGGAGCTATGCAGGAGCTACGTAGGAGCTGTGTAGGAGCTGTCGAGTGCAACGAGGCTGCGATCTTTCCAAAGACACTTGAATCCCAAGCGAAAGATCAAGATCAAGATCAAGATCAAGATCAAAAGATCAAAAGATCGCAGGCTTCGCCAGCTCCTACAGAGAGCCAGTAGGTGGGTGTTTGCCCAGGATCTCAAGCCTTGACCCAACGCTGGCGACTCCAACCGCTCAACGTATCGACTGCCAAAACCAGCAACAGCATCGCCAGGATCACCGTGCTGCCCTGAGCTTCCTGGAACAGGCTGAGGCTGACGTAGAGCATTTGCCCCAAGCCCCCGGCGCCGACGAAGCCGAGCACGCTGGCCATGCGGATGTTGTTTTCCCAGCGGTACAGGATATAGGCCAATAGCTGGGGCAAGAGGTTGGGCAGCGTGCCGTAGCAGAACGCCAATACCGCATTGCCACCTTGCAGGCGGATGGCGTCGGCCGGTTCGGAGGGGGTGTTTTCCAGGGCTTCGGCGAACAGCCGGCCGAGCACGCCGGTGGTGTGCAGGGCCAAGGCCAGGGTGCCGGCATTGGGGCCGAGCCCGGCGGCGAGGACCATCAGCGCCGCCCACACCAGTTCTGGAACCGCGCGCAAGGCATTGAGCACCAGCCGCGAAGCGCTGTGCAGGGGCCAGCCGAAGCGCCCGGCCGCAGGCAAGGCCAATAGCAGGCCGAAGAGGGCCGCGAGCAGGGTGCCAAGGGCCGACATGGCGAGGGTTTCCAGGGCGCCATGGCCGATCGCCTTCAGATGGCCCGGGCTCAGGTCCGGGCTGAGAAAACGCTGCGCATAAGCGCCCATCTGGTGCAGGTTGCCGCTGTCGCCGAGCTCGCCCAGGTCGATGCCCAGGTAGACGAACGAGGCGACGACTGCCGCACCGATGCACAGGGCAATGACCGCGTTGATCAACCGATTCATGCCAGCCTCCAGCGCAGCAGGCGGCTGAGTTGATCGGCGAGCAACACCAGCACCAGGAACGTCAGCAGCAGGCTGGCCACTTCACCGCCGGCGAACATTCGCAGCGACAGGTCCATTTGCTGACCCAGGCCCCCGGCACCGACGAAGCCCATCACCACCGAGGCGCGGATGGCGCATTCCCAGCGATACACCGTGTACGACAACAGTTCCGCCGCGACATTGGGCAGGATCCCATAGCAGAAAGCGGTGAGCCGGCTGCTGCCGGACTGCAAGAGGGCATGGGCCGGACGCTGGTCGACCGACTCGTAGATTTCCGCGTAGACCTTGCCCAGCATGCCGCTGTAGGTAATGGCGATCGCCAGTACGCCAGCCGTGGGCCCGAGCCCGACGGCGCGGACGAAGAGCAAGGCCCAGACGATTTCCGGGACGCTGCGCAGGAAGATCAGCAGGCCGCGCACCGGCCAGCGCAGCAGTTGACCCCAATAGCCCGGGTGCCCGGCACGGGAGGCCGCCGACAACGACAGGGCGCGGCTGGCCAGCAGGCTCGCGGGCACCGCCAACAGCAACGCCAGGGCCATGCCGGCGGTGGCGATCGCCAGCGTCTGCAAGGTGGCTTGCCACAGCAGTTCGACAAATTCGTCGCCATGGGCGGGAGGCCAGAAGGCCGCTACAAACCGGCCCATTTCACTCTGGCTGTCGCTCGCCACCAGCACGCTAAGGTCCAGTTCGCTGAACTGGATGCCCGGCCACAGCAGCACAAGGGCCAGCAGGCTGAGCAGCAGGCGCGGGCGGGTGGCGGGGTCTCGGGTATCGCGTGTCAGCATCGCGGGATCTGCACGCTCAAGGAAGAAGGGGGCGTTGGCGAAGACTGTAGCTGTTCGTTGGCATAGAGGGTATCGAGCAATTGACGGTCTACCGCGTCGGTTGGCAGGTCGAACAGGATCTGTCCATCGCGCAGGCCGATGACCCGGGAAAAGTGTGCCAAGGCCAGTTCCACCGCGTGCAGGCTGGCGACCAGGGTGACGTTGTGCTCCCGGGCATGCTGGCAAAGCACCGAAAGCGTGTGCTGGGCCAATACCGGGTCCATGGCCGAAACCGGTTCATCGGCCAGCAGTACCTCTGGCGCCTGGTACAACACCCTGGCAATGCCGACGCGTTGCAGCTGTCCGCCGGACAGCTGCTGGCATTGCGCGAACAATTTGTCGCCCAGGTCCAGCCGGGCCAACGCTGCCCTGGCGCCTGGAATATCCAGTGGATGCAGCAGGTTCAACAGGCTTTTGCCGATGCCCCACTGACCGAGCTTTCCGGCCAGGACAGCCGTGACCACGCGTTGACGTGGCGGCAGCGGCGGCGATTGGTGGATCAGGCCGATGCGCGCGCGCAGGCGCTGACGCTGGCGGGCAGACAGTTGCCAGGCGCGTTCGCCGAGCAACTGCAGTTCGCCGTGACCCGGACGCAGGGCGGTGGCCAGCAGGTTGAGCAGGCTCGACTTGCCCGCGCCAGAGGGGCCGATGATAGCGACCTGTTCGCCGGCGCCGATGCGCAGGTCGATGCCCCGCAGCGCCTGGACACCGTTGGCATGGGTAACGCTGACCTGGGTCAGTTGCAGGGTCATTTGAGCAGTTCGGCGGCGCGTGCGGCTTCCTCGATGCCCTTGTAGTTCTCAGGCTTGGTTTCGATGAAGCGACTGGCGGCCTGCAGATCGAGGATTTCCTTGTCCTTCGGGTTGGCCGGGTCGAGTGCCAGGAAGGCCGCCTTTATCTTGGCCGCCAGCGCTGGGTCGAGCGTTCCGCGCACCGTCCAGTTGTAATCGAAGTAGGCTGGGGTGGTGGCGAAGACCTTGACCTTGGTCGTGTCGACCTTGCCGGCAGCGACCAGTTTTTCCCAGACACTGGCGTTCAGCACGCCGGCGTCCACCTTGCCGGCCTGGACCCAGGCGACGGTGGCGTCATGGGCGCCCGAGTAGCCCACGCGACTGAAGTAGCTTTCCGGCTTGATACCGTCCTTGAGCATGAAGTAGCGCGGCATGAGGCTGCCGGACGTCGACGACACCGAACCGAAGGCAAAGGTCTTGCCCTTGAGGTCGGCGAGGGATTTGACGGCCGGGTCGGCGGTGATGAATTTACTGGTGAACTGGGCGTCCTGTTCACGCTGGACGAGGGGGATGGCGTTGCCGGTTTTCAGGCGTGCCTGCACGAAGGTGAAGCCACCCAGCCAGGCCATGTCGATCCGGTCGGTGGCCAATGCCTCGACCACGGCGGGGTAGTCGCTGACGGGTACGAACTCGACTTTCATGCCGGTTTGCTGTTCCAGGTAGGCACCCAGCGGCTTGAACTTGCGCAGCAGTTCGGTCGGGGCCTCATCGGGAATCGCACTGACTTTCAAGGTGTCGGCGGCCTGGCTCAGCAAGCTGCAAAAAGACAGGGTAACGCCGACGGCCAATGCGAGGGAACGCTTGAGCATGGAAGATCTCCGGAACAGGAAGGCAAGGAAGGGTGAAGCATCACGCCCACACGGAGGGCGGTACGCCGCTCTGTGAGGGTAGACGAAGGAGAGCGATATTAACCGTTTCTGGCCTTGAACTCACCCAAACCCCTTGTGGGGGGGCGAGCCTGCCCGCGATAACGGTTTCCAGGGCAATGCCCAGGGCGTGTCATCCAGGTGTCATCGAAGCCATGGCAGGATCTTCGCAAACCATCGTGGTAAGTCCGGCAGCGCCTGTGCCTGCTGGCTGATGAATCAAGGAACACCGCTATGAAAGGCGACGCCCCCCTGTTCGCGGCCATTGACCTGGGCTCCAACGCCTTCCGCTTGATGATCGGCCAGTCGGTCAAGCGCAATCGACGCCTGGTGATCCAGGAAGTGAAAACCCTGCGTGAGCCTGTTCGATTGGCCGAAGGCCTGCAGGCCGGGGCATTGGACGAACTGGCGCTGGATCGGGGCTGGCAGGCCCTCGCCCGATTCGGTAAAAAGCTGCGTGGCTTTGAAGCTGCAAGGGTGCGGGCGGTGGCGACCAGCGCCGTACGCGAAGCGGCGAATGCCCAGTTGTTCCTGGCCAGTGCCGAACGGCACCTGGGGTTCCGGATCGACGTGCTGTCCGGGCATGAAGAGGCCCGGCTGGTGTATGCCGGCGTGGCCCATACGGTGCCCGGTGTCGAGCAGACGCGATTGGTGGTGGACATTGGTGGCGGCTCGACCGAGCTGATTCTGGGGCAGGGCGCTCAACCGCTGCTGACGCAAAGCATTGCCATCGGCAGCGGTACCTTTGGCGCGCGTTACTTTCCGGGTGGATGCATCACTGCCCAGGCCTTGCTGGAGGCTGAGCGCGTGGCGGTCTTGCAGTTTGAAAAAGTGGCGGTGGGTTATCGCGCCCATGGCTGGCAGCAGGCGATCGGTTCTTCCGGTACGGCGCGGATGTTGGCCAAAGTGCTCAAGGCCAACGGCCTCAACGACTTGGGTAAAGGCGGTATTACCTACAGTGGATTGTTGCGTTTGTCGCTGCGGTTGCTGGAAGTCGGCCATGTCGACCAGCTCAGACTGGCCGGTTTGCAAAGCCATCGCCTGGGCATCCTGCCCGGTGGCCTGTCGATCATGCTGGCGGCATTCAAGGTCTTCGGTGTCTCGCACATGATTGCTTCCGAGGCGGGCCTGAGGTTCGGCGTTCTGCATGGCCTGATGCATCAGCACTGATCACGGACCGTTGTTGCCCATCGTCATTCATCAGCGACGGCTCAATGTCGAGCATCAGCGCCTCTTCGGTGACCCCTTCTTGACCCGATCATCTGGCATTTCATCGCCTGGGCAGCAGGCACGTCCGGTTATCGCAAAGCGTGGGCCCGGATGAGGGTGATTGCGTGAACGGGGCTTTTCGCTCTTTCGATATGCAGTCAGTGAAGGCACAATGCGCATCCTTTTTTGGCTCGCCTTGCCCGGAGGCCTCGAAAATGATCAAAACGCCGTACTACCTCATCGACAAACAAAAGCTGCTGGCGAACATGCAGAAGATCGCCTATGTGCGTGAGCAGTCCGGGGCCAAGGCCTTGCTGGCGCTCAAGTGCTTCGCCACCTGGTCGGTGTTCGACCTGATGCAGCAGTACATGGACGGCACCACATCGTCGTCGCTCTATGAGCTCAAGCTCGGCCGGCAGAAGTTCGCTGGCGAAACCCACGCCTACAGCGTCGCCTGGGCCGACGATGAGATCGAGGAGATGCTCGCCAACTGCGACAAGATCATCTTCAACTCCATCGGCCAGTTGCAGCGCTACACCGAAGCGTCGGCCGGCAAGGTCCGCGGCCTGCGGGTCAACCCGCAAGTGAGCAGCTCCGATTACCTGCTGGCCGACCCGGCGCGGCCGTTCAGCCGCCTGGGCGAATGGGATCCGGTGAAAATCGAGCAAGTCATCGAGCATATCTCCGGCTTCATGTTCCACAACAACTGCGAGAACGGCGATTTCGGTTTGTTCGACCAGATGCTGGGCACTATCGAAGAGCGCTTTGGTCACTTGTTGCATAAGGTCGAGTGGGTCAGCCTCGGTGGCGGCATTCACTTCACCGGCGAGGGCTATGCCCTGGACGCCTTCTGCGCACGGCTCAAGGCCTTCTCGCAAAAATACGGCGTGCAGGTCTACCTGGAGCCGGGCGAGGCCGCGATCACCCAGAGCGCGTCGCTGGAAGTCACCGTGCTCGACACGCTCTACAACGGCAAGCACCTGGCCGTGGTGGACAGCTCCATCGAGGCGCACATGCTCGATTTGCTGATCTATCGACTGGACGCCAAGCTGGCACCAAGCGAGGGCGAACACACCTACATGGTGTGCGGCAAATCCTGCCTGGCCGGAGACATTTTCGGCGAGTACCAATTCGATCGTCCGCTGTCCATCGGCGATCGGCTGTCGTTCATCGACGCAGCAGGCTACACCATGGTCAAGAAAAACTGGTTCAACGGCCTGAAAATGCCGTCCATCGTAGTGAAGCAGCTCGACGGCAGTGTCGAGGTGGTTCGCGAGTTTGTTTACGACGACTATCTGTCCAGCCTGTCTTGAGCTGGCGGAAGGAGAAATGAAGAAATTGAAGAAGAACGTACTTATCATTGGTGCAGGAGGTGTCGCCAAGGTGGTGGCCCACAAGTGCGCGCAGCACAACGACGAACTCGGTCGTATTGCTATCGCGTCGCGCAACATCTCCAAATGCCAGGCCATCATCGACAGCGTCAAGGCCAAGGGTAGCCTCAAGCAACCCGCCGACATCAAGGCCTTTGCACTGAACGCTCTGGATGTCGAAGCGACCAAGTCGCTGATTCGCGAAACCGAGTCGCAGATCGTCATCAACGTCGGCTCTGCCTTTCTCAACATGTCGGTGCTGCGTGCCTGCATCGATACCGACGTGGCCTACCTGGACACCGCCATCCACGAAGAACCGGGCAAGGTCTGCGAGACGCCGCCCTGGTACGGCAACTACGAGTGGAACCACCTCCAGGAGTGCCAGGACAAGAACATCACCGCCATTCTCGGCGTGGGCTTCGACCCGGGTGTTGTCAATGCCTATGCGGCACTGGCGCAGCAACAGCATTTCGACCGCATTGATTCGATCGACATTCTCGACGTCAATGCCGGCTCCCATGGCAAATATTTCGCCACCAATTTCGACCCGGAAATCAATTTCCGCGAATTCACCGGACAGGTGTGGAGCTGGCAGGACAGCCAGTGGACCAGCAACACCATGTTCGAGGTCAAGCGCACCGACGACCTGCCGGTCGTAGGCTCGCAGAACCTGTACCTGACCGGCCACGACGAAGTGCACTCGCTGTCGAAGAACCTCGACGTGCCCAACGTGCGTTTCTGGATGAGCTTCGGCGAGCACTACATCAACGTGTTCACCGTACTGAGGAACCTCGGCCTGCTCTCCGAGCAACCGGTCAAGACCGCCGAGGGCCTGGAAGTCGTGCCGCTGAAAGTGGTCAAGGCCGTGCTGCCTGACCCAAGTTCGCTGGCGCCGGGCTATACCGGCAAGACCTGCATCGGCGACCTGGTCAAGGGCGTCAAGGATGGCCAGCCGCGCGAGATGTTCATCTACAACGTGGCCGACCACGAGGACGCCTACGCCGAAACCGACAGCCAGGGCATTTCCTATACCGCAGGCGTGCCACCGGTGGCCGCAGCCTTGCTGGTGGCCCGTGGCGAGTGGGACGTGCAGCGCATGGTCAACGTCGAGGAGCTGCCTGCCGAGGCGTTCCTCGAGGCGTTGGATGTGATGGGCTTGCCGACGCGCATCAAGGACGAGCATGGAGACCGTCCCTGGAACCAAAGCGCCTGAAGGACGCCAGGCAGGTTCCGTTCCGACTCCCCGATAGGAACTGCAGAGTCCATCTGAATTCTGCAGGCGATTGAACCAGGCGTGAATACCTGGCAATCAGTGAGAGTCTTGAAGAAATGCTCCGTATCGAAAGGTACGGAGCATTTTTCGTTTATGCCCGCGTCAAATGAATGTAAGCGTCCGGCCAAGTCACCTTCCGAACTCCAGCATTAAGGGCGATGGTGTCCGCGTCTATTTAAGCGGACGCGATCACCCTTATCGCCAGGATTTCCATGCGCCAACGAAGCTCTTATCCGAAACCATTCAAAGCCCAAGTCGTTCAGGAATGCCTGCAACCTGGCGCAACCGTGTCCAGTGTCGCCATCAGTCACGGCATCAACGCCAACGTCATCCGCAAATGGATGCCGCTCTATCGAGACCAACTCGCCCCAAACTCGCTACCAGCCTTTGTCCCGCTGAAGGCTGCTCCTAAACGGCCAGCGGAAACGTTGGTGATCATTGAGTTACCCATGGCCGGGCAAGTGATCACGGTGAAGTGGCCAACCTCAGATCCTGAGGGCTGCGCGCAGTTTATTCGGACTGTCGCTCAATGATCCGTATTGATGCGATCTGGCTGGCCACCGAACCGATGGATATGCGCGCCGGCACGGAGACAGCATTGGCCCGGGTGATCGCGGTGTTCGGTGCGGCGAAGCCGCACTGCGCTTACCTCTTCGCCAATCGCCGGGCCAACCGGATGAAGGTGCTGGTGCATGATGGCGTGGGTATCTGGCTTGCAGCACGGCGACTGAATCAGGGCAAGTTCCACTGGCCGGGCGTTCGCCATGGAGCTGAGGTCGAACTCGACAGCGAACAGCTTCAGGCCTTGGTACTGGGCCTGCCCTGGCAGCGTGTCGGCGCAGGCGGTGCGATTACTGTGCTGTAAACGCCGGCCATTTGGCCGGTCTACTTGTCGCCGTCCCGTGCCGGCTCTGGCACAATCAACGGCATGACGTCTTCGCCCAACCTCGACCAGATGACCCCGAAACAGCTACGTGCTTTGGCGGCGCAAGCGTTGCAGTTGCAGTCCCAGATCGAGGTGATGAGCAAGAAGATTCAGAACGATGGAAGCATCATCGAGCAGCTCACTTACGAAATCGCCCTTCTCAAACGCCACAAGTTCGCCAAGCGCAGCGAGCAAATCAGCCCGGCGCAAGGCAGCTTGCTAGATGACCTGCTCGACACAGACCTTGAAGCAATTGAGGCCGAGCTAAAACAGCTCCTCCCAGCTGCGCCACCGGCCGAACCACGGCAATCTCCCAAGCGTGCACCATTGCCGCCGCAGTTTCCGCGCACGGTGATTCGCCACGAACCCGAAAACACCCAGTGTGCCTGTGGCTGCAAACTTCAACGCATCGGTGAAGACGTCAGCGAGAGGCTGGATTACACACCGGGCGTGTTTACCGTCGAGCAACATGTGCGTGGCAAATGGGCCTGTCGTCAGTGCGAAACACTGATCCAGGCGCCGGTGCCGGCCCAGGTTATCGACAAAGGTATCCCGACTGCAGGCTTGCTGGCCCACGTGATGGTGGCCAAATTTGCCGATCACTTGCCGCTGTACCGGCAGGAGATAATCTTTGCCCGCGCCGGGTTGGCAATTGCTCGCTCGACCCTGGCCCAGTGGGTCGGACAAACCGGTGTGCGACTCCAGCCACTGGTCGATGCACTGCGTGAAGCGGTGCTAAACCAGGGCGTGATTCACGCCGATGAAACACCGGTACAAATGCTCGCGCCAGGCGAGAAGAAAACCCACCGGGCCTACGTCTGGGCCTACAGCACGACGCCGTTTTCGACGCTCAACGCAGTGGTTTACGACTTCAGTCCAAGCCGTGCCGGCGAACACGCACGCAACTTTTTGGGCGACTGGAA encodes:
- a CDS encoding putative selenate ABC transporter substrate-binding protein; the encoded protein is MLKRSLALAVGVTLSFCSLLSQAADTLKVSAIPDEAPTELLRKFKPLGAYLEQQTGMKVEFVPVSDYPAVVEALATDRIDMAWLGGFTFVQARLKTGNAIPLVQREQDAQFTSKFITADPAVKSLADLKGKTFAFGSVSSTSGSLMPRYFMLKDGIKPESYFSRVGYSGAHDATVAWVQAGKVDAGVLNASVWEKLVAAGKVDTTKVKVFATTPAYFDYNWTVRGTLDPALAAKIKAAFLALDPANPKDKEILDLQAASRFIETKPENYKGIEEAARAAELLK
- the phnE gene encoding phosphonate ABC transporter, permease protein PhnE encodes the protein MLTRDTRDPATRPRLLLSLLALVLLWPGIQFSELDLSVLVASDSQSEMGRFVAAFWPPAHGDEFVELLWQATLQTLAIATAGMALALLLAVPASLLASRALSLSAASRAGHPGYWGQLLRWPVRGLLIFLRSVPEIVWALLFVRAVGLGPTAGVLAIAITYSGMLGKVYAEIYESVDQRPAHALLQSGSSRLTAFCYGILPNVAAELLSYTVYRWECAIRASVVMGFVGAGGLGQQMDLSLRMFAGGEVASLLLTFLVLVLLADQLSRLLRWRLA
- the tnpA gene encoding IS66-like element accessory protein TnpA, with protein sequence MRQRSSYPKPFKAQVVQECLQPGATVSSVAISHGINANVIRKWMPLYRDQLAPNSLPAFVPLKAAPKRPAETLVIIELPMAGQVITVKWPTSDPEGCAQFIRTVAQ
- a CDS encoding phosphonate ABC transporter ATP-binding protein → MTLQLTQVSVTHANGVQALRGIDLRIGAGEQVAIIGPSGAGKSSLLNLLATALRPGHGELQLLGERAWQLSARQRQRLRARIGLIHQSPPLPPRQRVVTAVLAGKLGQWGIGKSLLNLLHPLDIPGARAALARLDLGDKLFAQCQQLSGGQLQRVGIARVLYQAPEVLLADEPVSAMDPVLAQHTLSVLCQHAREHNVTLVASLHAVELALAHFSRVIGLRDGQILFDLPTDAVDRQLLDTLYANEQLQSSPTPPSSLSVQIPRC
- a CDS encoding LysR family transcriptional regulator — protein: MDRLQAMQVFRRIVELGGFGKAADDLGLPRATVSLLIQQLEAHLGVQLLQRTTRQVRATLDGQAYYQRSGQLLDDLDDLESSLSAQRSQPRGTLKVDMPIAFGCTWIVPRLADFYRRYPALQLDIGFHDRQVHLQREGVDCAIRAGNVVDQALVARPIVRLHQLTCASPGYLARAGTPGRLEDLTAHRAIGFASGNGRFFPFELEVAGRVREMQLPSDLNVNNADAYVTACEAGFGLIQAPRYHVQQQLAEGRLVQVLEDYNVPTWPISAVYPPHRQLSPRVRVFIDWVIELLQEEADAQRTLMEKA
- the phnE gene encoding phosphonate ABC transporter, permease protein PhnE, producing MNRLINAVIALCIGAAVVASFVYLGIDLGELGDSGNLHQMGAYAQRFLSPDLSPGHLKAIGHGALETLAMSALGTLLAALFGLLLALPAAGRFGWPLHSASRLVLNALRAVPELVWAALMVLAAGLGPNAGTLALALHTTGVLGRLFAEALENTPSEPADAIRLQGGNAVLAFCYGTLPNLLPQLLAYILYRWENNIRMASVLGFVGAGGLGQMLYVSLSLFQEAQGSTVILAMLLLVLAVDTLSGWSRQRWVKA
- the tnpC gene encoding IS66 family transposase encodes the protein MTSSPNLDQMTPKQLRALAAQALQLQSQIEVMSKKIQNDGSIIEQLTYEIALLKRHKFAKRSEQISPAQGSLLDDLLDTDLEAIEAELKQLLPAAPPAEPRQSPKRAPLPPQFPRTVIRHEPENTQCACGCKLQRIGEDVSERLDYTPGVFTVEQHVRGKWACRQCETLIQAPVPAQVIDKGIPTAGLLAHVMVAKFADHLPLYRQEIIFARAGLAIARSTLAQWVGQTGVRLQPLVDALREAVLNQGVIHADETPVQMLAPGEKKTHRAYVWAYSTTPFSTLNAVVYDFSPSRAGEHARNFLGDWNGKLVCDDFAGYKAGFEKGITEIGCMAHARRKFFDLHVANKSQLAEQALHSIGGLYEVERQARDMSNEDRWRIRQEMAVPISKTLHDWMLAQRDLVPNGSATAKALDYSLKRWVALTRYLDDGAVPIDNNQVENQIRPWALGRSNWLFAGSLRSGKRAAVIMSLIQSARMNGHDPYAYLKDVLTRLPTQRASEIGQLLPHQWVPA
- a CDS encoding carboxynorspermidine decarboxylase: MIKTPYYLIDKQKLLANMQKIAYVREQSGAKALLALKCFATWSVFDLMQQYMDGTTSSSLYELKLGRQKFAGETHAYSVAWADDEIEEMLANCDKIIFNSIGQLQRYTEASAGKVRGLRVNPQVSSSDYLLADPARPFSRLGEWDPVKIEQVIEHISGFMFHNNCENGDFGLFDQMLGTIEERFGHLLHKVEWVSLGGGIHFTGEGYALDAFCARLKAFSQKYGVQVYLEPGEAAITQSASLEVTVLDTLYNGKHLAVVDSSIEAHMLDLLIYRLDAKLAPSEGEHTYMVCGKSCLAGDIFGEYQFDRPLSIGDRLSFIDAAGYTMVKKNWFNGLKMPSIVVKQLDGSVEVVREFVYDDYLSSLS
- a CDS encoding Ppx/GppA family phosphatase — encoded protein: MKGDAPLFAAIDLGSNAFRLMIGQSVKRNRRLVIQEVKTLREPVRLAEGLQAGALDELALDRGWQALARFGKKLRGFEAARVRAVATSAVREAANAQLFLASAERHLGFRIDVLSGHEEARLVYAGVAHTVPGVEQTRLVVDIGGGSTELILGQGAQPLLTQSIAIGSGTFGARYFPGGCITAQALLEAERVAVLQFEKVAVGYRAHGWQQAIGSSGTARMLAKVLKANGLNDLGKGGITYSGLLRLSLRLLEVGHVDQLRLAGLQSHRLGILPGGLSIMLAAFKVFGVSHMIASEAGLRFGVLHGLMHQH
- a CDS encoding aldo/keto reductase; the encoded protein is MKTRQLGHRGPHVSSIGLGCMGMSDFYTTGVDEREAIATLHRAVELGVTLFDTADMYGPHTNEELLGRALRGKRESLYLASKFGLVRSSDPHARGVNGRPDYVRQSVDGSLKRLDTDYLDLYYQHRIDPQVPVEETIGAMAELVKAGKVRHIGISEASAETIQRAHAVHPLAAVQSEYSLWSRDPEHNGVLATCQRLGIAFVAYSPLGRGFLTGELKSPEDFAADDYRRFNPRFQADNFTRNLALVERVKALALDKGISASQLALGWVLAQGDHVIPIPGTKQRKYLESNVAAASVVVSADELAQLDGIFAGEGAVAGDRYQAHTMTLLNG
- a CDS encoding saccharopine dehydrogenase family protein, with translation MKKNVLIIGAGGVAKVVAHKCAQHNDELGRIAIASRNISKCQAIIDSVKAKGSLKQPADIKAFALNALDVEATKSLIRETESQIVINVGSAFLNMSVLRACIDTDVAYLDTAIHEEPGKVCETPPWYGNYEWNHLQECQDKNITAILGVGFDPGVVNAYAALAQQQHFDRIDSIDILDVNAGSHGKYFATNFDPEINFREFTGQVWSWQDSQWTSNTMFEVKRTDDLPVVGSQNLYLTGHDEVHSLSKNLDVPNVRFWMSFGEHYINVFTVLRNLGLLSEQPVKTAEGLEVVPLKVVKAVLPDPSSLAPGYTGKTCIGDLVKGVKDGQPREMFIYNVADHEDAYAETDSQGISYTAGVPPVAAALLVARGEWDVQRMVNVEELPAEAFLEALDVMGLPTRIKDEHGDRPWNQSA
- the tnpB gene encoding IS66 family insertion sequence element accessory protein TnpB (TnpB, as the term is used for proteins encoded by IS66 family insertion elements, is considered an accessory protein, since TnpC, encoded by a neighboring gene, is a DDE family transposase.), with the protein product MIRIDAIWLATEPMDMRAGTETALARVIAVFGAAKPHCAYLFANRRANRMKVLVHDGVGIWLAARRLNQGKFHWPGVRHGAEVELDSEQLQALVLGLPWQRVGAGGAITVL